Proteins found in one Anabas testudineus chromosome 1, fAnaTes1.2, whole genome shotgun sequence genomic segment:
- the mettl14 gene encoding N6-adenosine-methyltransferase non-catalytic subunit isoform X1, whose translation MNSRLQEIRERQKLRRQLLAQQLGAESADSIGAVLNSRDELKEIEETRETCRASFNSLSASSKRKSQAEGDDTEEDVEEPKDEVEVQPPEESNPYEEVYKDSSTFLKGTQSLNPHNDYCQHFVDTGHRPQNFIRDVGLADRFEEYPKLRELIRLKDELISSTNTPPMYLQADPEHFDLQDLKCKFDVILLEPPLEEYYRESGISHTERFWTWDDIMKLEIEEISALRSFVFLWCGSGEGLDLGRMCLRKWGFRRCEDICWIKTNKNNPGKTKALDPKAVFQRTKEHCLMGIKGTVRRSTDGDFIHANVDIDLIITEEPEIGNVEKPVEIFHIIEHFCLGRRRLHLFGRDSTIRPGWLTVGPTLTNSNFNPETYASHFGLPNSNLTGCSEEIERLRPKSPPAKLKSDRGGGAPRGGRGGPNAGRGGDRGRERNRPNFRGDRGGFRGRGGPHRGFPPR comes from the exons ATGAATAGTAGACTGCAAGAGATTCGTGAGCGACAAAAACTTAGACGGCAGCTTTTAGCTCAACAG TTGGGAGCTGAAAGCGCAGACAGCATCGGAGCTGTCCTGAACAGCAGAGATGAATTAAAAGAGATAGAGGAGACAAGAGAAACATGCAG agctTCATTTAACAGTTTATCCGCGTCTTCCAAAAGAAAGTCACAGGCGGAGGGAGACGACACAGAGGAAGATGTAGAAGAACCTAAG GATGAGGTGGAAGTTCAGCCGCCAGAGGAAAGCAACCCTTATGAGGAGGTGTACAAGGACTCGAGTACTTTCCTTAAG gGCACCCAGAGTTTAAACCCTCATAATGACTACTGTCAGCACTTTGTGGACACAGGCCACAGGCCACAAAACTTCATTAGGGATGTTG GCTTAGCTGACCGATTTGAAGAATACCCTAAACTTCGAGAGCTGATCAGACTGAAGGATGAACTCATTTCCAGCACCAACACCCCTCCCAT gTACCTCCAGGCTGATCCAGAGCACTTTGACCTGCAGGATTTGAAGTGCAAGTTTGATGTAATTCTGCTCGAGCCACCCCTGGAGGAATACTACAGAGAATCAGGCATTAGTCACACTGAACGTTTCTGGACTTGGGATGAC ATTATGAAGCTGGAAATTGAGGAGATATCAGCTCTACGctcctttgtctttctctggTGTGGCTCTGGTGAAGGCCTGGACTTGGGCAGAATG TGTTTGAGGAAGTGGGGTTTTAGACGTTGTGAGGATATTTGTTGGATCAAGACCAACAAGAATAACCCAGGCAAGACCAAGGCACTGGACCCAAAAGCAGTATTTCAGAGGACCAAG GAACACTGCCTCATGGGAATCAAAGGAACAGTGCGTAGGAGTACTGATGGTGACTTCATCCACGCCAACGTGGACATAGACCTGATCATCACCGAGGAGCCTGAGATTGGAAATGTGGAGAAACCTGTGGAGATCTTCCACATCATTGAGCACTTCTGTTTGGGCCGCAGGAGGTTGCACCTTTTTGGACGAGACTCAACAATTAGACCAG GTTGGTTGACAGTGGGTCCTACTTTGACAAACAGTAACTTTAACCCCGAGACCTATGCCTCACATTTTGGCTTGCCTAACTCTAACCTGACTGGCTGCTCCGAAGAAATAGAAAGACTGCGCCCTAAATCTCCACCTGCTAAGCTGAAGTCAGATCGTGGTGGCGGAGCACCCAGGGGGGGCCGTGGTGGACCAAACGCAGGAAGAGGTGGAGACAGAGGTCGTGAAAGAAACCGACCAAATTTCCGTGGAGACAGGGGAGGATTCAGGGGCAGGGGAGGGCCACACAGGGGTTTTCCACCTCGATAG
- the mettl14 gene encoding N6-adenosine-methyltransferase non-catalytic subunit isoform X2, whose protein sequence is MSRVVNRVQPDKSHLQIELRFLGKCSWSIFGNIFSQQGTQSLNPHNDYCQHFVDTGHRPQNFIRDVGLADRFEEYPKLRELIRLKDELISSTNTPPMYLQADPEHFDLQDLKCKFDVILLEPPLEEYYRESGISHTERFWTWDDIMKLEIEEISALRSFVFLWCGSGEGLDLGRMCLRKWGFRRCEDICWIKTNKNNPGKTKALDPKAVFQRTKEHCLMGIKGTVRRSTDGDFIHANVDIDLIITEEPEIGNVEKPVEIFHIIEHFCLGRRRLHLFGRDSTIRPGWLTVGPTLTNSNFNPETYASHFGLPNSNLTGCSEEIERLRPKSPPAKLKSDRGGGAPRGGRGGPNAGRGGDRGRERNRPNFRGDRGGFRGRGGPHRGFPPR, encoded by the exons ATGTCACGAGTTGTAAACAGAGTGCAGCCTGACAAATCTCACTTACAGATTGAGTTACGTTTCTTGGGTAAATGCAGTTGGAGcatttttggaaatattttttcCCAGCAG gGCACCCAGAGTTTAAACCCTCATAATGACTACTGTCAGCACTTTGTGGACACAGGCCACAGGCCACAAAACTTCATTAGGGATGTTG GCTTAGCTGACCGATTTGAAGAATACCCTAAACTTCGAGAGCTGATCAGACTGAAGGATGAACTCATTTCCAGCACCAACACCCCTCCCAT gTACCTCCAGGCTGATCCAGAGCACTTTGACCTGCAGGATTTGAAGTGCAAGTTTGATGTAATTCTGCTCGAGCCACCCCTGGAGGAATACTACAGAGAATCAGGCATTAGTCACACTGAACGTTTCTGGACTTGGGATGAC ATTATGAAGCTGGAAATTGAGGAGATATCAGCTCTACGctcctttgtctttctctggTGTGGCTCTGGTGAAGGCCTGGACTTGGGCAGAATG TGTTTGAGGAAGTGGGGTTTTAGACGTTGTGAGGATATTTGTTGGATCAAGACCAACAAGAATAACCCAGGCAAGACCAAGGCACTGGACCCAAAAGCAGTATTTCAGAGGACCAAG GAACACTGCCTCATGGGAATCAAAGGAACAGTGCGTAGGAGTACTGATGGTGACTTCATCCACGCCAACGTGGACATAGACCTGATCATCACCGAGGAGCCTGAGATTGGAAATGTGGAGAAACCTGTGGAGATCTTCCACATCATTGAGCACTTCTGTTTGGGCCGCAGGAGGTTGCACCTTTTTGGACGAGACTCAACAATTAGACCAG GTTGGTTGACAGTGGGTCCTACTTTGACAAACAGTAACTTTAACCCCGAGACCTATGCCTCACATTTTGGCTTGCCTAACTCTAACCTGACTGGCTGCTCCGAAGAAATAGAAAGACTGCGCCCTAAATCTCCACCTGCTAAGCTGAAGTCAGATCGTGGTGGCGGAGCACCCAGGGGGGGCCGTGGTGGACCAAACGCAGGAAGAGGTGGAGACAGAGGTCGTGAAAGAAACCGACCAAATTTCCGTGGAGACAGGGGAGGATTCAGGGGCAGGGGAGGGCCACACAGGGGTTTTCCACCTCGATAG